A stretch of the Arachis stenosperma cultivar V10309 chromosome 6, arast.V10309.gnm1.PFL2, whole genome shotgun sequence genome encodes the following:
- the LOC130933890 gene encoding uncharacterized protein LOC130933890: MSTRRRGRGRGRGRLGNVTPEATGSNPIPVDFMAALGNMAAAMQAIAKALGNQINNGNHWKNNEDGPMTLPTFLKVHPPTFRGTSNPTEADNLIQAMERALQAQQVPKEQWVEFETYQLQGEAQHWWQGTRHILQPDGVVISWELFRIEFYKKYFPNSVKNAKELELMKLKQGKMTIIEYTNKFEELCQFSRICQGTPEDFAEWKCIKYEGGLQSDILSSVVPTEIRVFSELVNKSRVAEEYVRKAAAKKGSMKMPFQMNQGKNFAPRGRDFKRGGFVPQNNQGQDNFRRPTHNTNQGRRFWKQPQQDLNCQRCGKHHPGIPYRLGMEVCYFCGQPGHLAWSCPEKKKYETDRVQ, from the coding sequence ATGTCGACTCGTAGACGCGGTCGCGGGCGAGGTAGAGGCAGATTAGGAAATGTTACTCCTGAAGCGACAGGGAGTAATCCTATCCCTGTAGACTTTATGGCTGCCCTGGGGAACATGGCTGCGGCTATGCAAGCGATAGCTAAAGCTCTGGGAAACCAGATAAACAATGGAAACCATTGGAAAAACAATGAAGATGGCCCTATGACGCTTCCCACATTCCTGAAGGTTCACCCTCCGACCTTCCGGGGAACCTCAAACCCCACTGAGGCCGATAACTTGATCCAAGCAATGGAACGAGCGCTACAGGCTCAACAGGTTCCTAAAGAGCAGTGGGTTGAGTTTGAAACTTATCAGCTACAAGGTGAGGCTCAGCATTGGTGGCAGGGCACGCGGCATATTCTGCAGCCTGATGGGGTTGTAATTTCTTGGGAATTGTTCCGAatagagttctataagaagtattTTCCCAATTCAGTCAAAAATGCCAAAGAACTTGAATTGATGAAATTGAAGCAAGGGAAAATGACTATTATTGAGTATACCAATAAGTTTGAGGAATTATGCCAATTCTCTCGCATCTGTCAAGGTACTCCAGAGGATTTTGCTGAGTGGAAGTGCATCAAGTATGAGGGAGGTCTCCAAAGTGATATTTTGAGCTCTGTTGTACCAACAGAGATCAGAGTGTTCTCTGAACTTGTAAACAAGAGTAGGGTGGCTGAAGAATATGTGAGGAAGGCGGCAGCAAAGAAAGGAAGTATGAAAATGCCTTTTCAGATGAATCAAGGGAAAAACTTTGCACCGAGGGGCAGGGATTTCAAACGTGGAGGCTTTGTCCCTCAAAATAATCAGGGGCAAGACAACTTTAGGAGGCCGACTCACAATACTAATCAAGGAAGAAGATTTTGGAAACAACCACAGCAGGACTTGAATTGTCAAAGGTGCGGGAAGCATCATCCAGGAATTCCATACAGATTGGGTATGGAAGTGTGCTATTTCTGCGGGCAACCTGGGCACCTGGCTTGGAGCTGCCCAGAAAAGAAGAAATATGAGACTGACAGGGTGCAGTAG